A DNA window from Clostridia bacterium contains the following coding sequences:
- a CDS encoding LysM peptidoglycan-binding domain-containing protein translates to MGYIIDISHHQDPVKIDYDKLAKQLDLVIIRTQYGSRTIDRHYKTHHREFKKRGIPTATYAWVRGKCIPEMRKEAASFCDRTRQFNPTFWFLDVEEKSMSDMRSGVSAYVDQLRKLGVEKIGIYIAHHLYQQFNLNLDEVEAVWIPHYGRNIGKVDSKPAYPCDLHQYTSRGRLNGYSGYLDLNRPMNGRTIEFFTDEVKSKPQLKPKQQAKEITYIVKKGDTLSEIAAKYKTTVDKLAELNNIKNVNLIYPGQKIRISVAAKKQEKIHIVKKGDTLWDIAKKYNTTIKKLAKDNGIKDPNLIYPGQKIKIK, encoded by the coding sequence ATGGGTTATATAATAGATATTAGTCATCATCAGGATCCGGTCAAGATAGATTATGATAAACTTGCTAAACAATTGGACCTAGTCATCATCAGAACACAATATGGAAGCAGGACAATAGATAGGCATTATAAGACGCATCATAGAGAGTTTAAGAAAAGAGGAATTCCTACTGCTACTTATGCATGGGTAAGAGGTAAATGCATACCGGAAATGAGAAAGGAAGCAGCTAGCTTTTGCGATCGGACAAGACAATTCAACCCAACATTTTGGTTTTTAGATGTAGAAGAAAAATCAATGAGTGATATGCGGAGCGGTGTTTCTGCATATGTGGACCAACTTAGAAAACTTGGTGTAGAGAAAATAGGTATCTATATTGCACATCATCTATACCAACAGTTTAATTTAAATCTTGATGAAGTAGAAGCAGTGTGGATACCTCATTACGGAAGAAATATCGGAAAAGTTGATAGCAAGCCTGCTTACCCTTGTGACCTACATCAGTATACAAGTAGAGGCAGGTTGAATGGTTATAGTGGCTATTTAGACCTGAACAGACCGATGAATGGAAGAACTATAGAGTTTTTTACAGACGAAGTTAAATCTAAACCACAGCTCAAGCCTAAACAACAAGCAAAAGAAATCACATACATAGTCAAAAAAGGCGATACGTTAAGCGAGATTGCTGCTAAATATAAAACCACTGTGGACAAGCTTGCTGAGTTAAACAATATTAAAAATGTGAATCTGATCTATCCTGGCCAAAAAATCAGGATTAGTGTGGCAGCTAAAAAACAGGAAAAAATACACATTGTTAAAAAGGGCGATACGCTGTGGGATATTGCAAAGAAATATAACACGACCATTAAAAAACTTGCAAAAGATAACGGAATAAAGGATCCAAATTTGATTTATCCGGGCCAGAAGATAAAAATAAAATAA